The Tautonia marina genomic sequence GATCTTCCAGTGGCCCCGAACCGCGGCGGCGAACTCCTGGGAGGACAATTGCCGGCTCAGGATGTAATAGCGGCCCTCCAGGCGGGTTCACCCCCGGCAATCGGTTCGCTCCGAGAACGTCACCCCCACGGCACTCAGGTCCTGCCACAGGCCCTCCGGATCGACACCCTCCGGGGCCGGGAAGACGGCAGAGGTGCGGACCTCCCGACGGCCATGCCCCGTCTCCTCGGTCCGATGCTCGTCGATCCGCTCGGCATCCTGCTCCAGGGCCGCGTCGATCGCCTCGCGGACCCGCTCCTGCAGCGTCGGCTGGTTCTGCTTGACGGCCAGCACGTAGTCGCCGTCGCGTCCTCGAATCGTCGCGGCGATCTCCTTCTGGCAGCCCATCGCGTCGATCGTCACGATCGCCCCGCAGAGGTCGAGCACCTCCAGCAACGCGGGGATCGCCGTGATCTCGTTGGACTTCTCGTCGACGACAACCTGCCCGAGCGAGAGCGTGTTCTCGGTCGCCCAGGCCGAGACCATGTAGATCGCCACCTTGCCGTCCCGCCGGTCGGAGGAGCCCTGCAAGGTCTTGCCGTCGATGGCGACGAACCGCCCGGTGGTGACCTCCTGCACGGCCTGCATCCAACTCAACAGGGCCTTCTCGAAGGCCGCCGGGTCGAGCCGGGCCAGCACGCGGCGGAGGGTGTCCTCGGAGGGGATGCCGCTGTCGAGGTCGAGGAAGCGGGCCAGCCAGGACCGGCGATCGATGCCGAACTCGTGGATGGCGGCGAAGGAATTGGCCCCGGAGAGGACGCCGCAGACGGCGATGAAGGCGATGTTGATCAGCGGATGCTTGCGGGTCCGCTCGACCCGGGGGTCGGTCAGGTTCCGGAAGTGGTCGTGCAAGGTGGTGGGTTGGTCGCTGGGCATGATCGAGTCGAGTCGCGGGAGGTCGGTGGGGTGAGCCGTGTGAGGACCTCCCGTTGTACGCCCGCGACGCTCGCCCAGGCTACCTCAGATCGCCTGCTTGATGCGGCGGCCCTGGTCAGGTGGGCCTTGTAGCCGACCCACACCGTCGACCGCTTCTTGCCATACCGGGCCTCGGTGTCATGCGGCGAGTTGATCGATACCGCGGACGGCGGGACGCCGTCCCCCTCGGTCCGCCAGCGTATCCCTCTGGCTTCCTCGACGCAGAAGTGCTGGACCCAGACCCGGCGCAATGTCTCGACGGCCGGCGACCGCGCCACCCGCGACGGGGCCCCGGGGCCGTAGGCGGTTGCAAGCAGGGCATGGCCGTCTATGCCGACCTGCCGGGCGAGGGCGCGTCGGCCCTCCTCGGAGGCGGGCAGCCGAGACTCCTCGGGCCGCCGGCCGTAGCGCTCGACCCACTCCCGTCGGGCATGACGGCCGAGCCGTCGACCAGCCGCGCCCGGAACTCGCACAGGACCGAGGTGTCAAAGCCGGAGTCGTCGAGCCCCAGGCTCAGTGCATACTTCCAGTCGATCCGCCCGCGGACCGCGTCGGCAGCCCGTCGGTCGGAGAGGCCCTCGATGAACTGGAAGACCGTCACCAGGGCCAGTCGCCATGGCGTCTCCGCGGGCCGACCGCGGGTGGGGAATAGGGCGGCGAAGTCCTCGTCGCGGAAGACGGTCCCCAACTCGTCGCGAAGGGCCATGTAAGTGTTGCCGTGGGGAAGGCGGCCCGAGCGACACGCGCCGTGTCGTCGGGGACCGGCTCGATGGGCTGAGGGTGCAAGGACATGGGTGAACTCCATTCGAGGGGGCTCCGCTCGAACGAAGAGTAGCAGGGATACCCGTGGACCTGAAGAATTCGCCAGCAGGATCACCGATGCTGCCAGCCTCTATGTTAGTTCCCCGACCGCCCTGGCCATAGACGCCGGGCCGAGGAGCGAAGCTCCGAAGGCCGGCGTCCACGGCACGATCGCCTCGGGCGCGGGCGGGCGGTACCCCAGGCTGCTGTGCGGGCGCACGGTGTTGTACCGCATCCGCCACCGCTCGATCAGGACCTTCGCCTCTTTGTTTCCCTGGGAGCAGAGTACTGTCCGAGACCAGCGATCAGGCGACCGGGACGAAATGGCGAGGGCCCTGGTCCCCGGCCTCGAACCGGATGCGATGGCCGACAGTGGATCGACGGCTGAAGCTCAACGCCTTGGGGCGAACGACGCTCGCCAGGACCGCCACGTCGTAGAGCTCCTCGAGCGGGCCCTCGAATCGCAGCCAGTGGACCACCGAGCCGGACTCCAGGTCGATGACGTGGAGCCCGCACCGGGGCGAGGTCGACCGGGATCGGAGGTTCTGGCCGAGCGGGAGTCCCTCGAAGGAGGGGTCGCGGCGGGGCATCGAGGTGCCGACGACCGCGAACCGGCCGCTGATCGCCAGGCCCCGGGCGAAGCCGGGCAGGAAGCAGACCTCCTCGAATCGGCCGGTGGACGGATCGACGAAGCCGAGGTGGCCGGTCCCGGCCTCCAGAAGCCAGATCTTGCCGCCGATCTGGCGGGGGGAGTGGGGCATCGACAGCCCCCGGCAGATGATCTCGTTCGAGGAGACGTCCATGACGAGGCCGCCGCCGACCCGGTGCTCTCGCCACCCGTCGGCCACGTCGCTGGTGCCGACCATCGTGACGTACTTCGGCCGGCCGTCTTCGAGGGCCAGGCCGTTGAGGTGGCAGCGGTCCTCGGGGACCAGGGCCGAGAGGAAGGGGGGCTTCCAGACCGGCTCGAAGCTGAAGCGGTCCGAGACGGTCGCCAGGCAGCCGAAGCGGGTGGCGACGAAGACGGGGCGGCCGTCGGCGTCGACGGCCAGGTCATGCACGTCGAGGTCGCCGGTGGTATAGCCCACCCGGGGGACGTAGACGCGGTCGAAGCCGTCCTCGACCCTCCCGGGCGGCAGGTCGTTCTCGAAGCGGCGGAGGGCGGTGGCGGTGGCCATCCAGATCGTCTGATCGGTGGCGTGCAGGCCCATCGCCCGGCCGAAGGCGGCGGCCCAGAGGCCCAGCGTTGGCCCGGGCCTGGTCCCGAGCAGGAAGAGCCCGCCGCGCTGGTAGGTCGTCACCGCCAGGCTCAGGCGCTCTCGGGCCAGCCACTCCACGAACCCCCGAGAGGTCAGCATCCGGAATCCGCACCCCGGCCCGGACCCGACGGCCTCGGAACCCGAATCCACGTCGACAATTGCGTTCGCCATGAACGGTCCTCCCCTGGTGCGTCGATCCCGCCGGTTCTGAGGGCATCGAGGCGGACGCATGAGCATTTCCCCGGCGGAAGAACGTGTCCTACAGTGTGATTGAACTGCCCACACTCACCCTACGATGCCGGATCGCCCCGTGCGAACTACCCTCCCCTCGGCGACGTGGCCAAGGGGCGTGGCATCCCGGCTCGCAGTCCCCCGAGACCACGACATGAGACGTAGGCCGATGCGACGCCGCCCGACCGCCCCTCCTCCGAACCGCCCCACCGACCTTCGGAGCCGTGGCCGGATGGCTCGGGACGCTCGCCGGGGGCGACCGACTCTGGAGGCCCTCGAGGCCCGGATTGTCCTGGCCGGAGAGTTCACCGAGGTGTCCGCCGGGCTGCCGGCCGTCGACCTCGGTTCGGTGTCGTGGGGGGACTCCGACAACGACGGCGACCTCGACGCCCTGATCGTCGGGAAGCTCCAGGACAACACGTCGATCAGCCGGATCTACCGCAACGACGGCTCGGGCACCTTCACCGACATCTCCGCCGGCCTGCCGGGGCTCATCCGGGGGGCGGCGGCCTGGGGCGACTACGACGGCGACGGTGACCTCGACATCATCCTCACCGGCCAGAACTCGATGGGTGTGCCGACCAGCCGGATCTACCGCAACGACGGCTCGGGCACCTTCACCGACATCTCCGCCGGCCTCGTTGGCCTGAGGAACTCTGCGGTGGCCTGGGGGGACTCCGACAACGACGGCGACCTCGACCTGCTCATCAGCGGCCGCGACTCGATGAACGTGCCGCAGACCTACCTCTACCGCAACGACGGCGGCACGTTCACGTCGTTCGCCGACAGCCTGCCGGACCTCTGGATCGGGCGCGTGGCCTGGGGCGATTACGACAACGACGGCGACCTCGACATCCTCCTCACCGGCCGCACCTCCACGAGCCAGGTGCTCAGCCGGGTCTACCGCAACGACGGCGAAAACGCCTTCACCGACATTGCCGCCGGCCTGACGGGGCTCCAGGTCTCGGCGGCGGCCTGGGGGGACTACGACAACGACGGCGATCTCGATATCGTCCTCAGCGGCCAGGAATCCTCGGGCACATACTCCGGCCGGGTGTACCGCAACGACGGCTCCGACACCTTCACCGATATCTCCGCCGGCATCCCAGGCCTCTACGCCGGCTCGGCGGCCTGGGGGGACTACGACAACGACGGCGACCTCGACATCCTCCTCACCGGGAAGGAATCCTCGGGCACATACTCCGGCCGGGTGTACCGCAACGACGGCTCGGGCACCTTCACCGACATCAACGCCGGGCTGGAGGGGATCTATCTCGCGTCGGCGGTCTGGGGCGACCATGACGGCGACGGCGACCTCGATATCCTCATGGCCGGCCGGCAAAGTACGGGGGAGGCGACCACCCGGCTCTACCGCAACAACGCCTCGACGGCGAACACCGCCCCGACGGCGCCGACGAACCTGCAGGCGAACGTCAGCGGCACGTCGGCGACGCTGAGCTGGGACGCGAGCACCGACACCCAGACCGCCTCGGCCGGCCTGAGCTACGTGGTGACGATCGGCACGACCAGCGGCGTCGTGGACACGGTCGCGCCGATGTCCGACCGCTCGACCGGCGAGCGGCAGGTCGCCTTCCGGGGCCTGGTCCAGGGGACGAGCTGGACGATCGACGGCCTGACCCTCGGCCAGATGTATTACTGGAGCGTCCAGGCGGTCGACACGGCGCTGGCGGGGGGTGCCTTCGCGGCCGAGCAATCGTTCACCCCGAGCCAGTTCAGCGAGATCGACCCCGGGCTGGTGGGCCTCCGGTACTCGTCGCTGGCGTGGGGCGACTACGACGGCGACGGCGACCTCGACGTGCTCATCACTGGGCGGAACGCCTCGAATGGGCACGAGAGCCACGTCTACCGCAACGACGGCTCCGACACCTTCACCAGCATCAACGCCGGCCTGACGGGAATCTCCAACTCGTCGCTGGCGTGGGGGGACTACGACAACGACGGCGACCTCGACATCCTCATGTCGGGAGGCGGGTCGAGCGGTTTGAGGTTGAGCCGGGTCTACCGGAACGACGGCTCGGATACCTTCACCGACATCTCCGCCGGCCTGCTGGGGCTCGCGTCCTCCGCGGTGGCGTGGGGCGACTACGACAACGACGGCGACCTGGACATCCTCCTCGCCGGCCAGGCCTCCACCGGCACCAGGAACGCCCTCATCTACCGGAATAACGGCGACGACACGTTCACGAACATCAATGCTGGGCTGGACGGCCTCTATCGCGCTGCGGTGGCGTGGGGGGACTACGACAACGACGGCGACCTCGACCTCCTGATGTCCGGCCGCAACAACTCGTTCCAGAACGTGGCCCACATCTACCGGAACGACGGCTCGGACACCTTCACCAACATCAATGCCGGCCTGGTGGGCGCCCAGCGCGCCTCGGTGGCCTGGAGTGATTACGACGGCGACGGCGACCTCGACCTCATCGTCTCCGGGTTCGTCTCGGCCGGCGGGGCGACCAACATCTACCGGAACGACGGCTCGGATACCTTCACCGACATCTCCGCCGGCCTGCCGGGCTTCTACGACTCGTCGGTGTCCTGGGGCGACTACGACAACGACGGCGACCTCGACCTCGCCATCCTCGGGACCGTCTCCGGTGCGATCACGAGCCGCATCTATCGGAACGACGGCTCGGACACCTTCACCGACATCAACGCCCCCTTGCAGATCCTCCGCCAGGGCTCGTTGGCGTGGGGCGACTACGACGGCGACGGCGACCTCGACCTCCTCATGACGGGGAGCGGGAACTCGAACATCCGCTACACGCGCCTCTACCGCAACGACGGCTCGACGGCCAACACCGCCCCGACGGCGCCGACGAACCTCCAGTCGGTGAATAACAACAACGGCACGATCGCCTTCTCCTGGGACGCCGCCACCGATTCCGAGACGGCCGCCGGCGCCCTGAGCTACGTGCTGACCATCGGCAGCACCTCCGGTGGCGTCGACGTCGCCTCGCCGATGGCCGACACGGGCACCGGATTCCGCCGGATCGCCTTCCGGGGGACGATCCAGGGGACGAGCATCACCTTCGACGTCAGCGACCTCGGCCCCGGGACGTACTACTGGAGCGTCCAGGCGGTCGACGCCGCCCTGGCCGGTGGCACCTTCGCCGCCGAGCAGACGTTCCTGATCCCGGATGTCACTCCACCCGAGGTCGCGTCGATCGTCTCGACCTCCCCCTCGCCGACCGGCGCGAGCAGCGTCGAGTACACGGTGACCTTCAGCGAGGCGGTGACGGGAGTCGACGCCTCGGACTTTTCCGTCACCGCCACCGGCACGGCGTCGGGGGTGGTCGCCAGCGTGACGGGGTCGGGGACGACCTACACCGTCACCATCGGCTCGCTGTCGGGCGTGGGCACGATCCGCCTGGACCTGAACGGCTCGGGCACGGGGATCGCCGACCAGGCCGGCAACGCCCTTGCCTCGGGATACACCTCCGGGACGACCCTGACCATCGAGCGAGTCGAGCCGGGGGTCGTGCTGTCGACTTCCGCGGCG encodes the following:
- a CDS encoding ISAs1 family transposase — encoded protein: MPSDQPTTLHDHFRNLTDPRVERTRKHPLINIAFIAVCGVLSGANSFAAIHEFGIDRRSWLARFLDLDSGIPSEDTLRRVLARLDPAAFEKALLSWMQAVQEVTTGRFVAIDGKTLQGSSDRRDGKVAIYMVSAWATENTLSLGQVVVDEKSNEITAIPALLEVLDLCGAIVTIDAMGCQKEIAATIRGRDGDYVLAVKQNQPTLQERVREAIDAALEQDAERIDEHRTEETGHGRREVRTSAVFPAPEGVDPEGLWQDLSAVGVTFSERTDCRG
- a CDS encoding TIGR03032 family protein, giving the protein MANAIVDVDSGSEAVGSGPGCGFRMLTSRGFVEWLARERLSLAVTTYQRGGLFLLGTRPGPTLGLWAAAFGRAMGLHATDQTIWMATATALRRFENDLPPGRVEDGFDRVYVPRVGYTTGDLDVHDLAVDADGRPVFVATRFGCLATVSDRFSFEPVWKPPFLSALVPEDRCHLNGLALEDGRPKYVTMVGTSDVADGWREHRVGGGLVMDVSSNEIICRGLSMPHSPRQIGGKIWLLEAGTGHLGFVDPSTGRFEEVCFLPGFARGLAISGRFAVVGTSMPRRDPSFEGLPLGQNLRSRSTSPRCGLHVIDLESGSVVHWLRFEGPLEELYDVAVLASVVRPKALSFSRRSTVGHRIRFEAGDQGPRHFVPVA
- a CDS encoding beta strand repeat-containing protein, translated to MRRRPTAPPPNRPTDLRSRGRMARDARRGRPTLEALEARIVLAGEFTEVSAGLPAVDLGSVSWGDSDNDGDLDALIVGKLQDNTSISRIYRNDGSGTFTDISAGLPGLIRGAAAWGDYDGDGDLDIILTGQNSMGVPTSRIYRNDGSGTFTDISAGLVGLRNSAVAWGDSDNDGDLDLLISGRDSMNVPQTYLYRNDGGTFTSFADSLPDLWIGRVAWGDYDNDGDLDILLTGRTSTSQVLSRVYRNDGENAFTDIAAGLTGLQVSAAAWGDYDNDGDLDIVLSGQESSGTYSGRVYRNDGSDTFTDISAGIPGLYAGSAAWGDYDNDGDLDILLTGKESSGTYSGRVYRNDGSGTFTDINAGLEGIYLASAVWGDHDGDGDLDILMAGRQSTGEATTRLYRNNASTANTAPTAPTNLQANVSGTSATLSWDASTDTQTASAGLSYVVTIGTTSGVVDTVAPMSDRSTGERQVAFRGLVQGTSWTIDGLTLGQMYYWSVQAVDTALAGGAFAAEQSFTPSQFSEIDPGLVGLRYSSLAWGDYDGDGDLDVLITGRNASNGHESHVYRNDGSDTFTSINAGLTGISNSSLAWGDYDNDGDLDILMSGGGSSGLRLSRVYRNDGSDTFTDISAGLLGLASSAVAWGDYDNDGDLDILLAGQASTGTRNALIYRNNGDDTFTNINAGLDGLYRAAVAWGDYDNDGDLDLLMSGRNNSFQNVAHIYRNDGSDTFTNINAGLVGAQRASVAWSDYDGDGDLDLIVSGFVSAGGATNIYRNDGSDTFTDISAGLPGFYDSSVSWGDYDNDGDLDLAILGTVSGAITSRIYRNDGSDTFTDINAPLQILRQGSLAWGDYDGDGDLDLLMTGSGNSNIRYTRLYRNDGSTANTAPTAPTNLQSVNNNNGTIAFSWDAATDSETAAGALSYVLTIGSTSGGVDVASPMADTGTGFRRIAFRGTIQGTSITFDVSDLGPGTYYWSVQAVDAALAGGTFAAEQTFLIPDVTPPEVASIVSTSPSPTGASSVEYTVTFSEAVTGVDASDFSVTATGTASGVVASVTGSGTTYTVTIGSLSGVGTIRLDLNGSGTGIADQAGNALASGYTSGTTLTIERVEPGVVLSTSAASPTNLASIPFVVIFSEEVVGFSASEIQVDHGMVVDFSGVGATYTFSVIPTADGPVTVSINAAAAADATGNPSLASNQVVIESDRTAPGPVISSPVSGPTNAASAAVTIDFGEPVIGFSLASVEVSNGSASDLSFDGRTATFRVVPEADGLVTIQLDPSGIADSAGNAAGSAQALSIWFDSTAPTASVSGLTHPRKGVEASVTIVFSEPVIGFNASGLVVSNFRIVGISGEGDTYTARLMPIGPGSVSVAVAAGAATDAGGNASIASEPVRAVVSDPNSPAQLSGDGTAKLALFVPGSATFTVVDGSGVEPSTTLGLPGDVPVPADYDGDGITDLAVYRPSNAEWFIQLSTGGAYRVAFGAAGTDQPVPADYDGDGRADIATFRPSSDLTPGAAEWFIQLSTGGAYRVAFGAAGTDQPVPADYDGDGRADIATFRPSEGLWALRTSGGGDQTIRLQLPPVRAIPNTLPIALRNDLAINDLLDSASNAATARRLARLHALVDQFLDGIGPVADDG